CGAAATCGCGAAGCTTGGACATGAAGGTTGAAGGTCCGGACAGGATCGCGCGGACCTTCGGTTGCGATTGCGGCCGGGTTTGGGCAGGCCTCAGCGTTTGGCGAGCAGTTCGGCGATCGCCGCCACGAAGCCATCGCGGGGCGCAGCGAACTGCGCCGGCCGGGCGGCGCGCCATTCGGCATTGTCGGTGATCGATTTTGCCGCCTCGGCGCCGGCCACCAGGTCCTTGATCATGACCTCGCCGGCGGCGAGCTCGTTGGAGCCCTGGATCACCACGGCGGGCGCGCCGCGTCGGTCGGCATATTTCATCTGCGCCTTCATGCCGGAGGCGCCAAGATACATTTCCGCGCGGATGCCGGCGCGGCGGAGCTCCGCGACCATGGCCTGATAGTCGGCGACGCGCTCGCGGTCCATCACCAGCACGACGACCGGGCCGACGATGGTTTCGGCGCCGAGCTTGCCGAGGCTCTTGAGGGCGGCGGCAAGGCGCGAGACGCCGATCGAGAAGCCGGTCGCGGGAACCTCCTCGCCGCGGAAGCGGGCCACCAGCCCGTCGTAGCGGCCGCCGCCGGCCACCGAGCCGAAGCGCACCACCTGGCCTTCGTCATTGGTGACCTCGAAGGTCAGTTCCACCTCGAAGACCGGACCGGTGTAATATTCGAGGCCGCGCACCACCGAGGGGTCGATGACGATGCGGTCCTCGCCATAGCCGCCGGCCGCGAAGAGATCCGCCATGGCGCGCAGTTCGGCAACGCCTTCCAGGGCGCGCTCCGAGCCGGCGACCACCGCCGCGAGATTGGCGAGCGTCGCATCGACATCGGTGCCGCGCGCCGCGGTGAAGGCGATGACGCGGTCGGCCGCCGCCGTGTCGAGGCCGGCGCCCTTGGTGAAATCGCCGCTCTCGTCGCGGCGGCCCTCACCGAGCAGCAGGCGGACACCCTCGGGTCCGAACTTGTCGAGCTTGTCGATCGCGCGCAGCACGCCGAGCCGCTTTCCGGCATTGTCGTCGCCGCCGAGGCCGATGGCCTCGAGCAGGCCGTCGAGCACCTTGCGGTTGTTGATGCGCACCACGAAGTCGCCGCGGGCAATGCCGAGCGCCTCCATCGTGTCGGCCGCCATCATGCAGATCTCGGCATCCGCCGCCGGACTCGCCGAGCCGACGGTATCGGCATCGAACTGCATGAACTGGCGGAACCGGCCCGGGCCCGGCTTCTCGTTGCGGAAGACATAGCCCGCGCGATAGCTGCGATAGGGCTTGGCGAGCGCATCGAAATTCTCGGCGACATAGCGGGCGAGCGGCGCGGTCAGGTCGTAGCGCAGCGACAGCCACTGGTCGTCGTCGTCCTGCAGCGAGAACACGCCCTCGTTCGGCCGGTCCTGGTCCGGCAGGAACTTGCCGAGCGCGTCGGTGAATTCGAAAGCCGGCGTTTCCACCGCCTCGAAGCCATAGAGCTCATAGACCTTGCGGATGGCCTCGAGCATCGCATTGGTGCCGGCGATCTCGGCCGGCCCGCGGTCGGCGAAGCCGCGCGGCAGGCGGGCGAGCGGACCGGTCTTCTTTTTCGGGCTGTCGGACATGGCGGGTCTTCTGTGGGCGTTCTAGCCGGCTAGCTAGCGCAGGCCGGCGCCATTGTCGACCGCGCGGCCCGGTCCGGGCTCCATGCGGCCGGGATTCCACCGCATGCGACCGCTCCGGCGGGCGCGGCTTCTGGCGCTTGCTTGGTCAGGACTTGACCGTGAACGACAGGTCGAACGAGGTCTGCTTGTTGCCCGCCCGGTCGCGCACGGTGGTGCGCACGACATAGTCGCCCGGCTCGACGCCCGAGAAGGAATAGGTGACGTAGATGAAGAACTCGCGGTTGCGCCGGCGGCTGGCGGTGGCGATCGTGTTGAAGGCCTGCTGGGCCACCAGCGGCTGGCCCTCCTTGGTGCGCAGCTCGAAATCGAGCACGATGTCGGTGCGGAACAGGTCGCCGGAGCGGCGCCAGCCCTGGCCGTTGAGCTCGACATAGACAAGCAGCGGCTGGCCGGCCTGGAACGTCGAGGAATCGCGCGGATTGAACACGCCGTAGCCCTGCGGCTCCTCGGCGACGAAGGTGGCGCGGCGGATGCTGAGCGGCATGCGCTCCCAGACCTGAACGGCGGCCTCGTCCAGCGCGTCCAGCGCCTCGGTCGAGCGGCCGGCGCTCGCCGCCTCCTGGGCACGCCTGAGCTGGGCGGCGATATCGACCGCGGCCGGCCCGATCGGTGCGGGCAGCACGGTGTCGGGCGCCTGCTGCACCGGCGGCACCGCCTGCTGGGCCGGCGCCGGTGGGTTCGCCGGCGCCTGCGCGAGCGCCTGTCCGTGAACGCCGAGCGGCCAGGCGAGAAGGCAGGCGGTGAGCGCGTGGCGGATCAGGGCGGTCGGGTGCATGAGCGGGACGGGCCTCCGGTCGATTCGCTGACCGACGATATCACGGAGCTGCTAACATGCCCGCCCGGGCGATCTGATGACGGGAACCGGGCGTTTCCATTGGCCCCGGCGGCCGTGGAGATGGCTGCAATGTGTCGAACGGGTGGCAGCCGCATGGCAGCGCCCCTTTCGAAATCGTCGCGGCATCGTTATCTCCCCGGACTAGCCCGTCTCCACGGTGCCGTGGTTTGTTGCCCGGCCCACAATCGCCTTGCCGCAGGACATGCCGATGGCCCGTGACACCGTCGACCTCACCCCGATCGAATCGCGCGACGAACTGGTCGCCTGGATCGAGAAGGGCGTGAAACCGAAGGACCGCTTCCGGGTCGGTACGGAACACGAGAAGTTCGGCTTCTATCGTGCCGACCATAGCCCGGTGCCCTATGAGGGGCCGCGCGGCATCTCCGGCATCCTGAAGGGCATGGAAGGCCTGCTCGGCTGGGAACCGATCCTCGACGACGGCCACATTATCGGCCTTGCCGACGTTACCGGCGGCGGCGCCATCTCGCTCGAGCCGGGCGGCCAGTTCGAGCTGTCGGGCGCCCCGCTCGAGACGCTGCACCAGACCTGCATGGAGGCGCATGCTCATTTCGCGCAGGTGCGCGAGATCGCCGATCCCCTGGGCATCGGCTTCCTCGGCCTCGGCATGAGCCCGAAATGGTCGAGAGCCGAGACGCCGGCCATGCCGAAGTCGCGCTACCAGATCATGACCCGCTACATGCCGAAGGTCGGCCAGCTCGGCCTCGACATGATGTATCGGACCTCGACCGTGCAGGCCAATCTCGACTTCGCCTCCGAGGCCGACATGGTCAAGAAGCTGCGGGTTTCGCTCGCCTGGCAGCCGATCGCCACCGCGATCTTCGCCAATTCGCCGTTCACCGAAGGCAAGCTCAACGGCTATCTGTCGTTCCGCTCGGCGGTCTGGCTCGATACCGACAACGACCGGGCGGGCATGCTGCCCTTCGCCTTCGAGGACGGAATGGGGTTCGAGCGCTATGTCGACTATGCGCTCGACGTGCCGATGTATTTCGTCAAGCGCGGCGACACCTATCACGACGTCGCCGGCCAGTCGTTCCGCGACCTGATGGCCGGCAAGCTCGCCGCGCTGCCGGGCGAGCGGGCGGTCCTGTCCGACTGGGTGAACCATCTCGGCACGATCTTCCCGGAGGTGCGCCTGAAGCGCTACCTGGAAATGCGCGGCGCCGATTCCGGCCCGCTGTCGCGCATCGTCGCCCTGCCCGCGCTGTTCGTCGGCCTGCTCTATGACGACGGCGTGCTCGACGCGGCCTGGGAGCTCGTCAAGCACTGGAACGCCGCCGAGCGCCAGAAGCTGCGCGAGGACGTGCCGAAGCTCGGCTTCAAGGCGGAGATCGGCGGCCTGAGCGTGCACGAGCTCGCCCGCGAAATGCTGACCCTGGCGCGCACGGGCCTGCGCCGGCGCGCGCGCCTCGACCGCAATGGCGGCGACGAGACACGGTATCTCGACCCGATCCAGGCGATCGTCGAGGACGGCCGCACGCCGGCCGAGGCGCTGATCGAAAAATATCTCGGCCCCTGGCAAGGCCAGGTCGACCCGGTCTTCGACGAACTCGCCTACTGACGGCCGGCGGCGCGCTCAGGGCTCCGGCCGGCGCGGCCCTGGCCAGGTCGCGGGCGCGGCCGGGTCGACGACGGTCATGCCGATGCCCTCGGTCGCCCGCACCGGCAGGGCCGAGGCGTCGAAACCGTCGAGGCAGAAGACGTTGACGCCGTAATGATCGGGCGCGGCGCGCTTGCGATGAAAGGTGTAGATGCCGCAGCGCGAGCAGAAATAGTGCCGGGCGCGCCGTGTGTTCCATTCATAGAGCGTCAGCACGTCGACGCCCGACAGAATGGTCAATTCGCTCTCGTGAACCTTGACCATCAGGGCGTTGCGCTTGACGCAGAGCGAGCAGTCGCAGGTCGTCATCTCGACCGGCTCGGCATCGAGCCGGAACGAAACCGCGCCGCAATGACAGGATCCGAAGTGACGCGCCATGGCCGGCCGGGGGCTATTCCGCGGCCTGGGCGTGTTCGCTCAGATTGTCGAGGCCGGAGACGACGTGATCGGCGAGCGCGTCGGCGAGGGCCGACATTTCATGCGGATTGCGCAGAAGGGCGATCCTGACGCTCGGCAGGGCGGGAAAGCCGTCCGCGGCCTGCAGCACGCGCATGCCCGGCCGCAGCGCCGATTCCGGCAGGACCGACACGGCCAGGCCGGCCATGACCGCGGCACCGACCGCCGTCGAGTTCCAGCTCGCATAGAGAATGCGATAGGCGCGGCCGGCGCTTTCCAGCCGCTCGGTCGCAGCGCGCCGCCAGTCGCAGGTCGGCCGGCCGACGGCCAGCGGTACCGGGTCGTCGCAATGGACCGAGGTGCGCGCCGAGGCCACCCACAGGAGCTGTTCGCGCCGGAACACCAGGGCCGGCCCCTTTTCGGGACGATGGGTGATGATCGCAATATCGAGATCGTTCGCCTGGATCCGCTCGGCCAGCATGGACGAGGGTTCGCAGACCACCGTCACCTCGGCGCGCGGATTGGAGCGCGAGAAACGCGCCAGGATTTCCGGCAGATAGCGATCGGCATAGTCGTCGGGCACGCCGAGCCGGACCCGGCCGGTCAGTTCCGCACCCGAAAAGGCCGAGACCGCCTCCATGTTCAGCTTGACGATGCGCCTGGCATAGTCGAGCAGCCGCTCGCCGTCCTCGGTCAGCCGGGACGCCCGGCCGTCGCGCTCGAACAGCGGCTTGCCGATGCGCTCCTCCAGCCGCTTCATCTGCATCGACACCGCCGACTGGGTCTTGAACACCACATCGGCGGCGCGCGTGAAGCTGCCGGTATCGGCGATCGCCATGAAGGTTCTGAGCTGGTCGATATCGAGGAGAATGGCCATGGCAGCGCCCGAACGAAGCTCGCATCAGCAGATATGATGAGAGACATTAAAAACATTCGCTTCAATGATCAATGGCTTCATGAGACTATAATCACATCGGAAAGCGTCCACTCGCTCGGGAGATTCCCGGCCGTACGTGCCCCCCGGCACGGGCGTCAGCTTCCGTTTGTCCGCACGCTGTCAGAAGGAGACACGCCATGGCTATGATCACCGCAACGCTCGCTTCCGCCCTCATTCAGGTTGCGGCGGTCACGCGTCGCCAGGTCGAGGCGGTCAAATCCTGGCGTCAGGCGCGGCGCGACTATGCGGCCCTTTGCGAGATGGACGACAATACTCTGGCCGATCTCGGCCTGTCCCGGGGGGATCTTCGCGATGCCACCGCGGCGGGTTTCTTCGGAGATCCGACGGTGATCGTCGCGACCCGCGCGGCCGAACGAGGCCATGGCCGCCGGCCGCAGCCCGCCGCGCTCGTCGGGCCCTCGCTGGTTCCGGACGTCGCCTCGCCGCTCGCCCGCGTCGCCCCCTGCAATTGACCGGCGCGGACCTTCCGCACCCGTTAAGCCCTGCATCCCGTTCCCTGGGCGGCGCGCCCTTCGCCGCGCGCGGCCCAGGTCCGTCCCGGAAGCCGGCCGGCCCCTCGTCCGTGGCCGGGACATCCTCGAGCCGCCGTGGCCTGCCACGGCGGCTTTTTTCCGTCGCCCACCGGACCGATGCGACGCATGGTTGCATCGCCCGCGCCGACCTATCGCGAATCCTCGCACCCCGTTAGCAATCGCCAGTCATGTTCGCGGCGCTTCCCTCGGACCCGGTCTATTACGCCGTGGGCATCACGGCCACCTTCCTGATGGGGCTCGGCAAGGGCGCCTTCGGCGGCGGCCTCGCCATTCTCGGCATTCCGCTGCTGGCCCTGGTCATGGATCCGATCGAAGCCTCGATCGTCACCGCGCTGCTCGTCGCCTTCATGGATGTCTTCGCGATCGGCAGCTTCCCGCGCGGCGCCTGGTCGAAACCGGACCTCGTCTGGCTGCTCCCGGGCCTTGCCGGCGGCACCTTCGTCGGCTTCCTGGTGTTCGAACATGTCGACAGGCGCTGGCTCGCGCTCATCATCGCGCTCGTGACGCTCGCCTTCACCCTGCGCTACTTCCTGAAATCCGGCGCCGGCCGGCCCGACCTACCGGTCGCGCCGCGGCTCGCGCTCGCTGCCGGGATCGGCACCGGCTTCACCACCTATATCGCCCATGCCGGCGGTCCGCCGCTCGCCATGTACCTGCTGCGCCGCGACATCACCAAGACCGCCTATGCGGCGACCACGGTCGTGGTCTTCATGATGGGCAACCTGATCAAGCTGCCGGGCTTTATCTATTCCGGGCTCGACCACCCGGTGGTTTTCGGCAAGGCTCTGGCGCTCGCGCCCGTCGTGCCGGTCGGGGTGTTCGTCGGCCGGCGCCTCAACAACCGGCTGTCGCGCGAAAAACTCTACGGTCTCTGCTATGGCCTGGTCGGGATCGCCGGCGCCAAGCTGCTTTTCGATGCGATCCGCGCGCTATGGCCGACATGACCACCCAGTCCGACACGTCCCGTCCGATGAATCTCGCCTCTCCGATGCCGTTCCTGGTCGGCGCCTTCGGCATTCTGCTGCTGGCGGTCATGGACGCGCTGATCAAGGGCGTCGCGACGCAGCACCCGACCTCGCAGATCGTGTTCATGCGCTTCGCCTGCGGCCTGCCCTGGGCGATCCTGGCGCTGTTCGTGCTGAAGCCGCCGGTCCCGGACAGGGCCATGGTGCGCGCGCATCTCCTGCGCGGCCTTCTCGTCGTCTTCACCGCGGGCCTGTTCTTCTACGCCCTCGCCAAGCTCGAGCTCGCCGAGGCCATCACCCTCGCCTTCCTGTCGCCGCTGTTCCTCGCCCTGCTCGCCGCGCTGATCCTGAAGGAGCCGATCCCGCCGGCCGTGCTGATCGCCATCGTGGTCGGCTTCCTCGGCATGGCGGTGATCGTCGCTGGCAAGGTCGGCGGCGGGGTGCTCGACCTTGCGCGCGTGCTCGGCATCGGCGCCGCCATCCTCAGCGCCTTCTTCTATGCGGCCAACCTCGTCCTGCTGCGCAAGCGCGCCCAGACCGACGCGCTCGGCCTGATCGTGCTGTTCCAGAACCTGTTTCCGATGCTGATGATCGCGCCCTTCGCCTATCTGGTCTGGGAGGCGCCGGATCCGCGCTCGTGGCTCATCTTCGCGGCCATCGGCCTGATCGGGCTCGGCGGCCATCTGTGCATGGCCTGGGCCTTCGCCCGGGCGCAGGCCGGCCCGCTCGGCGTGCTCGAATATACCGCGCTCGTCTGGGGTTCGGCGATCGGCTACCTCGCCTTCGGCGAAGTGCCGAGCTGGACCACCTGGGCGGGCGCCGCGATGATCATCGCCGCCTGCCTCGCTGTCGCCCGGCGCCAGATCCGCAGGTGACGGGCGTGCCGGCCGGCGCCGGACGAGGCGTTCAGGCCGCCGGCGGGCGCGCCTCGAAGATCAGGCAGGTCTCGGTGCCATGGGCGATCAGCCGGCCCTTGGCGTCGGTCAGCCGGGCTTCCGAGGTTGCGATGCGGCCGCCGGCGTGAACCACCTTGCCTTCGCAGCGCAGCGGTCCGGAATCGGGCATCAGGGCCCGGTCGTAGTTCACCTTCATCTCGACCGTCGTATAGCCCTGGCCGGCCTTGATGATGGTGTGGACCGCGCAGCCGAGCGCCGAATCCAGAATGGTCGCGTGCCAGCCGCCGTGAATCGTGCCGAGCGGATTGAAGAAGTCGGCCGTCGGCGTGCCTTCGAACACGCAGCGCCCAGGCTCCGCCTCGGTCAGAATGAACCCCATCGTGCGCGAGATCGGCGGGGCCGGCAGGCGCCGCTCCAGCATGCCGCGCAGGAAATCGATGCCATCCTGGCTCACCGCCTCATGGGTCGGGACGACCCCATATTCAATCGTCATGATTCACCTATCGTGTAGATGCACGATATGAGCGCCCCAACCGGCGGTCAAGCGACCGGATCAGGCCTCGCGCGCCTTCAGCGTCTTGCGGATGGCGCGCAATCCCTCCCGCGTATCGTGCCAGAGCGCGACGCCGACGGCCCCTTCCATGCGGGCGTGCTCGGCCTCCCACAGGGGAATGGCGGCGGAGAGCCGGCCGATGCCGGTCTCGGTCAGAGCCGGCCGCATGGCCCGCCCGGGTCCGCTGACCACCGAGACCAGCCCCGAAGCCTCGAGCCGCTTCAGGTTGCGCGTCATCGTGGTGCGATCGAGCGCGAGCGCATCGGACAGGGCGGTCACCGAGCAGATCTCGCCTGAGGCGAGCGCGGCCA
This window of the bacterium YEK0313 genome carries:
- the cmpR_7 gene encoding HTH-type transcriptional activator CmpR encodes the protein MAILLDIDQLRTFMAIADTGSFTRAADVVFKTQSAVSMQMKRLEERIGKPLFERDGRASRLTEDGERLLDYARRIVKLNMEAVSAFSGAELTGRVRLGVPDDYADRYLPEILARFSRSNPRAEVTVVCEPSSMLAERIQANDLDIAIITHRPEKGPALVFRREQLLWVASARTSVHCDDPVPLAVGRPTCDWRRAATERLESAGRAYRILYASWNSTAVGAAVMAGLAVSVLPESALRPGMRVLQAADGFPALPSVRIALLRNPHEMSALADALADHVVSGLDNLSEHAQAAE
- a CDS encoding EamA-like transporter family protein, whose protein sequence is MTTQSDTSRPMNLASPMPFLVGAFGILLLAVMDALIKGVATQHPTSQIVFMRFACGLPWAILALFVLKPPVPDRAMVRAHLLRGLLVVFTAGLFFYALAKLELAEAITLAFLSPLFLALLAALILKEPIPPAVLIAIVVGFLGMAVIVAGKVGGGVLDLARVLGIGAAILSAFFYAANLVLLRKRAQTDALGLIVLFQNLFPMLMIAPFAYLVWEAPDPRSWLIFAAIGLIGLGGHLCMAWAFARAQAGPLGVLEYTALVWGSAIGYLAFGEVPSWTTWAGAAMIIAACLAVARRQIRR
- a CDS encoding Sulfite exporter TauE/SafE; this encodes MFAALPSDPVYYAVGITATFLMGLGKGAFGGGLAILGIPLLALVMDPIEASIVTALLVAFMDVFAIGSFPRGAWSKPDLVWLLPGLAGGTFVGFLVFEHVDRRWLALIIALVTLAFTLRYFLKSGAGRPDLPVAPRLALAAGIGTGFTTYIAHAGGPPLAMYLLRRDITKTAYAATTVVVFMMGNLIKLPGFIYSGLDHPVVFGKALALAPVVPVGVFVGRRLNNRLSREKLYGLCYGLVGIAGAKLLFDAIRALWPT
- the gshA gene encoding Glutamate--cysteine ligase GshA; translated protein: MARDTVDLTPIESRDELVAWIEKGVKPKDRFRVGTEHEKFGFYRADHSPVPYEGPRGISGILKGMEGLLGWEPILDDGHIIGLADVTGGGAISLEPGGQFELSGAPLETLHQTCMEAHAHFAQVREIADPLGIGFLGLGMSPKWSRAETPAMPKSRYQIMTRYMPKVGQLGLDMMYRTSTVQANLDFASEADMVKKLRVSLAWQPIATAIFANSPFTEGKLNGYLSFRSAVWLDTDNDRAGMLPFAFEDGMGFERYVDYALDVPMYFVKRGDTYHDVAGQSFRDLMAGKLAALPGERAVLSDWVNHLGTIFPEVRLKRYLEMRGADSGPLSRIVALPALFVGLLYDDGVLDAAWELVKHWNAAERQKLREDVPKLGFKAEIGGLSVHELAREMLTLARTGLRRRARLDRNGGDETRYLDPIQAIVEDGRTPAEALIEKYLGPWQGQVDPVFDELAY
- a CDS encoding Glutathione-dependent formaldehyde-activating enzyme; translation: MTTCDCSLCVKRNALMVKVHESELTILSGVDVLTLYEWNTRRARHYFCSRCGIYTFHRKRAAPDHYGVNVFCLDGFDASALPVRATEGIGMTVVDPAAPATWPGPRRPEP
- a CDS encoding Thioesterase superfamily protein; this translates as MTIEYGVVPTHEAVSQDGIDFLRGMLERRLPAPPISRTMGFILTEAEPGRCVFEGTPTADFFNPLGTIHGGWHATILDSALGCAVHTIIKAGQGYTTVEMKVNYDRALMPDSGPLRCEGKVVHAGGRIATSEARLTDAKGRLIAHGTETCLIFEARPPAA
- the hisS gene encoding Histidine--tRNA ligase, whose amino-acid sequence is MSDSPKKKTGPLARLPRGFADRGPAEIAGTNAMLEAIRKVYELYGFEAVETPAFEFTDALGKFLPDQDRPNEGVFSLQDDDDQWLSLRYDLTAPLARYVAENFDALAKPYRSYRAGYVFRNEKPGPGRFRQFMQFDADTVGSASPAADAEICMMAADTMEALGIARGDFVVRINNRKVLDGLLEAIGLGGDDNAGKRLGVLRAIDKLDKFGPEGVRLLLGEGRRDESGDFTKGAGLDTAAADRVIAFTAARGTDVDATLANLAAVVAGSERALEGVAELRAMADLFAAGGYGEDRIVIDPSVVRGLEYYTGPVFEVELTFEVTNDEGQVVRFGSVAGGGRYDGLVARFRGEEVPATGFSIGVSRLAAALKSLGKLGAETIVGPVVVLVMDRERVADYQAMVAELRRAGIRAEMYLGASGMKAQMKYADRRGAPAVVIQGSNELAAGEVMIKDLVAGAEAAKSITDNAEWRAARPAQFAAPRDGFVAAIAELLAKR
- a CDS encoding MarR family protein, which produces MTTAPDKATLTRIARSCICFQTRMTAHAITRAYNRVLAPLGIEVTQFNILAALASGEICSVTALSDALALDRTTMTRNLKRLEASGLVSVVSGPGRAMRPALTETGIGRLSAAIPLWEAEHARMEGAVGVALWHDTREGLRAIRKTLKAREA